One window from the genome of Candidatus Cloacimonadaceae bacterium encodes:
- a CDS encoding DUF5683 domain-containing protein — MKKTLIILFVLIVGLGLYAQKQGIDDMLFEEDNKSKQSENLDNDIIRFNFEKKNARRAMLYSAILPGAGQFYTDPSAIMTWGFPVIEIAMIGGIVYFSSQGNSKTKDLEKFANGEIITQVFDYTVNGVDYSYTYTGTRYNRTYQNQVQQILKSVNAYDIYDDGFFRLDATNTQHFYEDIGKYNKYVFGWADWYHTFATDPTQDQDCVLGEQSFVGAWVWTGSTDPQLIHLRRWTGNHSIENYLNDDLDSPVSPGSAIATPWRQEYIQMRKDANTQYGHARLFTLGLAFNHITSAVHAVLQANRVNRKYLSDTGIKLQPYATVRDDQFTPMLGFTLKY; from the coding sequence ATGAAAAAGACACTCATCATCCTGTTCGTTCTGATAGTCGGACTCGGCTTGTATGCTCAAAAACAGGGCATCGACGACATGCTATTTGAAGAGGACAACAAATCAAAGCAATCCGAGAATCTGGACAACGATATCATCAGATTCAATTTTGAAAAGAAGAATGCGCGCCGGGCGATGCTCTATTCCGCCATCCTACCGGGCGCGGGACAGTTTTATACCGATCCCAGCGCGATCATGACCTGGGGCTTCCCGGTGATCGAGATCGCCATGATCGGCGGAATCGTCTATTTTTCATCGCAGGGAAACAGCAAAACCAAGGATTTGGAAAAGTTTGCCAATGGTGAGATCATCACGCAGGTTTTCGACTATACCGTCAATGGGGTCGATTATAGCTATACCTATACTGGAACACGCTATAACAGGACCTACCAGAATCAGGTGCAACAAATACTCAAAAGCGTGAACGCCTACGATATCTACGACGACGGTTTCTTCAGGCTCGACGCCACGAACACCCAACACTTCTATGAAGATATCGGCAAGTATAACAAATATGTCTTTGGTTGGGCGGATTGGTATCATACTTTCGCCACCGATCCCACTCAGGATCAAGATTGTGTGCTTGGTGAGCAGAGCTTTGTCGGAGCTTGGGTCTGGACGGGAAGCACAGATCCCCAGTTGATCCATCTGCGTCGATGGACAGGAAACCATAGCATTGAAAACTACCTCAACGACGACCTCGATTCTCCTGTATCTCCCGGATCTGCGATCGCCACACCCTGGCGGCAAGAATATATCCAGATGCGTAAGGACGCTAACACCCAATACGGTCATGCCAGATTATTTACTCTCGGGCTGGCTTTCAATCATATCACCAGCGCCGTGCATGCCGTGCTGCAAGCCAACCGGGTCAATCGCAAGTACCTTTCGGATACGGGCATCAAGCTTCAACCCTATGCCACCGTGCGGGACGATCAGTTCACTCCCATGCTTGGTTTCACCCTCAAATACTAA
- a CDS encoding tetratricopeptide repeat protein, which yields MKRMLLLLVLIGIMLSLAAEGLIIRKLKQKALAGDYESQVMLADSYYFGVGAKKDLAEALKWLHVAAVKADPQIQYKIGNAYFYAEGTVADTSAALHWYRMAAEQDHVDAQYKLGECYYLGTGVKKDYVEAVYWFSAAAAQGHLWAQNILADCLFVGKGTQRDPREAEKWYSYAANQGFDWAQYRLGKRYLEGIGVDQDNQKAFFWFEKAADQAYPIALHALGILYLNGTGTKPTPKEALVNFILVRLCDPTSTDELSQNIAAAKKALTEIEITNAEKEAQRRFERFLKNKTGDK from the coding sequence ATGAAACGTATGTTATTGCTACTCGTGTTGATAGGGATCATGCTATCCCTTGCAGCAGAAGGACTGATAATCAGAAAGCTGAAACAGAAAGCACTTGCCGGAGATTATGAATCTCAGGTCATGTTAGCCGACAGTTATTATTTTGGCGTGGGAGCTAAAAAAGACCTAGCAGAAGCGCTCAAATGGTTGCATGTAGCAGCCGTAAAAGCTGATCCCCAGATTCAATACAAGATCGGAAATGCATATTTTTATGCAGAAGGCACAGTGGCGGACACAAGCGCTGCGCTGCATTGGTATCGCATGGCGGCAGAGCAAGACCATGTGGATGCGCAATACAAACTGGGGGAATGCTATTATCTGGGCACTGGCGTGAAAAAGGACTATGTCGAGGCAGTGTATTGGTTTTCCGCCGCTGCCGCACAAGGCCATCTCTGGGCGCAGAACATATTGGCAGATTGTCTTTTCGTGGGCAAAGGCACACAGCGCGATCCACGCGAAGCGGAAAAATGGTATTCTTATGCCGCAAACCAAGGTTTTGACTGGGCTCAGTATCGCCTCGGAAAACGCTATCTGGAAGGAATCGGAGTCGATCAGGATAACCAAAAAGCCTTCTTTTGGTTTGAAAAAGCGGCAGATCAAGCATACCCGATCGCATTGCACGCGCTGGGAATACTATACTTAAATGGCACTGGTACCAAGCCAACCCCCAAGGAAGCATTGGTCAATTTTATCTTGGTAAGATTGTGCGACCCCACCTCGACAGATGAACTATCACAAAACATCGCAGCGGCTAAAAAAGCTTTGACAGAGATCGAAATCACCAATGCCGAAAAAGAGGCACAAAGGCGTTTTGAGCGTTTTCTGAAGAATAAAACCGGCGATAAGTAG
- a CDS encoding glycosyltransferase family 9 protein yields MKILIIRLSSMGDIILTQPVISLLFEAYPDSEIHYICKAQFAELVRCLDKRISVLVYEKSIRWHKLLTHSRYDLVLDLHAKLASWLIKNLVNANIKRVYDKQRGIRKAIVSGARDLAIESTTRLYFSALRGIVSEDQIMSVSSPRIGLPEQTSNLDLLPDFATGKTTIAIFPGAAHPTKIYPLRYLDEMIKMTGRDYRFLLFGSKQENHLCLRLADSNPETAINLCGALSFSELNRVLARCDLVISGDSGPMHLAAALNKKQIAIFGSTHPRLGFAPQNENAILLCLDLPCQPCSLHGVKRCPLGHFDCMMKIKPDVIYQIIQKAIG; encoded by the coding sequence ATGAAAATACTTATCATCAGGTTGAGCTCAATGGGGGACATTATCCTCACGCAGCCTGTGATCTCACTACTTTTTGAGGCATATCCAGATTCCGAGATCCACTATATCTGCAAAGCACAATTTGCGGAACTGGTGCGATGTCTGGACAAACGGATCTCGGTGCTCGTTTATGAAAAGAGCATCCGCTGGCATAAACTGCTGACACACAGCCGATATGACCTCGTCCTCGATCTGCATGCTAAGCTTGCCTCATGGTTGATCAAAAACCTTGTAAATGCAAATATCAAAAGAGTTTACGACAAACAACGCGGCATTCGGAAAGCCATCGTTTCCGGAGCCCGCGATCTCGCGATCGAATCGACCACGCGGCTCTACTTTTCCGCTTTGAGAGGTATCGTTTCCGAGGATCAAATAATGAGCGTTTCTTCCCCACGGATCGGGCTTCCGGAGCAAACGAGCAATCTTGATTTACTGCCGGATTTCGCAACTGGTAAAACGACGATCGCCATATTTCCCGGAGCCGCCCATCCCACCAAGATCTACCCGTTGCGATATTTGGACGAGATGATCAAAATGACCGGTCGGGATTACCGATTCCTGTTGTTCGGCTCCAAACAGGAAAACCACCTGTGCTTGAGACTTGCGGATTCGAATCCCGAAACCGCAATCAATCTTTGCGGTGCTCTTTCTTTTTCTGAATTGAACCGCGTGCTGGCACGATGCGATCTTGTTATCAGCGGAGACAGCGGTCCGATGCATCTTGCCGCGGCGCTGAACAAGAAACAGATCGCCATCTTTGGATCCACTCATCCCCGCTTGGGCTTCGCACCCCAAAACGAAAACGCGATTCTGCTCTGTCTCGATCTTCCATGTCAGCCATGTTCATTGCACGGCGTAAAGCGCTGCCCTCTTGGGCATTTTGATTGCATGATGAAAATCAAGCCGGATGTAATATATCAGATAATCCAGAAAGCTATAGGCTGA
- the alaS gene encoding alanine--tRNA ligase: protein MSSSKDIRQQFIDFFKSKGHNEVPSSPVVPSDDPTLLFANAGMNQFKNIFLGIKEAEVKRAVNSQKCIRAGGKHNDLEEVGKDGYHHTFFEMLGNWSFGDYYKKEAIVWAWELLTDLWRLPKDKLHATVHHTDSEAYDLWKELTDIKHDHISYHGDKDNFWEMGETGPCGPCSEIHFDKGEEHCDRQNEADHICEVNGNCSRYIELWNLVFIQYKREENRELTPLKDRFVDTGAGLERIAQVLQHKNSNYETDLFVPIIEQIAKLSGVQYIPESGISHRVVADHIRCLCFALADGGFPSNEGRGYVLRRILRRAARHGRLLGFREPFLYHLVDSVIGIMGHHFYELKGKDEYIKMVIRAEEERFNHTLDTGLERFADICARLETTTISGKDAFMLYDTFGFPLDLTLILAEEKGLGVDTSGFDNQMESQKERARKASKFSLQNEDIDWIELKQATPTEFTGYDSTETESYVQRYYLDADQQVGLQLDRTPFFAESGGQLADTGRIFNAGFEAEITDVRKAEDAYIHIGRLVRGFINNQPVIAKIDDQRRKDIKRNHTATHLLHKALKSVLGEHVQQKGSLVAPGYLRFDFTHVKALSKDEIDRIESTVNLAILDNLPLNVRVLPIAEARLEGAVALFGEKYGDQVRVVSIEDFSKELCGGTHVQSSGEIGLFKIIGESSSAAGIRRIEAITGRAALAFVEDLQNRITSIANTLHCPEYMIDTKLESLQKQIREMEVLAKQYSAKQAGSLVDELLDKAVFIDGYRLINREVQVRDAEQLRQLGDAIRDKAKDIVAVLFSRSGEKLNILTVLGAEMTSRLHAGKIAAQVALLVGGKGGGRPDSAMAGGKDIDRIPHALATVPDIIKSML from the coding sequence GTGTCGAGTAGCAAGGATATCAGACAGCAGTTCATCGATTTCTTCAAAAGCAAGGGACACAACGAAGTTCCTTCTTCTCCGGTGGTTCCGAGCGACGACCCCACCCTGCTTTTTGCAAACGCGGGGATGAACCAGTTTAAAAACATCTTTTTGGGCATCAAAGAAGCCGAAGTCAAAAGAGCGGTAAACAGCCAAAAGTGCATTCGCGCCGGCGGTAAACACAACGACCTTGAGGAAGTGGGCAAGGACGGATATCATCACACATTCTTCGAAATGTTGGGAAACTGGTCTTTCGGCGACTATTACAAAAAAGAAGCGATCGTCTGGGCTTGGGAACTCTTGACCGATCTGTGGAGATTGCCCAAAGACAAGCTCCATGCCACTGTGCATCATACGGATAGCGAAGCTTATGACTTATGGAAAGAGCTCACGGATATCAAGCACGATCACATCAGCTATCACGGCGATAAGGACAATTTCTGGGAAATGGGCGAAACGGGACCCTGCGGTCCCTGTTCGGAGATCCATTTCGATAAGGGTGAGGAGCATTGTGATAGACAAAATGAAGCCGACCATATCTGTGAAGTGAATGGCAATTGCTCCCGCTACATAGAGTTATGGAATCTGGTGTTTATTCAATACAAGCGTGAGGAAAATCGCGAGCTCACTCCTCTGAAAGACCGTTTCGTGGATACCGGCGCCGGCTTGGAACGCATCGCACAAGTCTTGCAACACAAAAACAGCAACTATGAAACCGATCTTTTCGTGCCGATCATCGAACAAATCGCGAAACTGAGCGGCGTCCAATACATCCCCGAAAGCGGAATCTCACATCGCGTGGTGGCAGACCATATCCGTTGTCTGTGTTTCGCGCTTGCCGATGGTGGTTTCCCTTCCAACGAGGGGCGCGGCTACGTGCTCCGCAGAATTCTTCGCCGGGCTGCGCGTCACGGGAGATTACTCGGATTCCGTGAACCCTTCCTTTACCATTTGGTGGACAGCGTGATCGGGATCATGGGACACCATTTTTATGAGCTCAAGGGCAAGGACGAATATATCAAAATGGTCATCAGAGCGGAAGAAGAACGCTTCAATCATACTCTGGATACCGGTTTGGAGCGCTTTGCCGATATTTGTGCGCGGCTTGAAACAACCACGATCTCTGGTAAAGACGCTTTCATGCTCTATGACACATTCGGTTTTCCGTTGGATTTGACGCTCATTTTAGCAGAAGAAAAGGGGCTCGGAGTCGATACCTCCGGTTTTGATAACCAGATGGAAAGCCAAAAGGAACGCGCCCGAAAGGCTTCCAAGTTTTCCCTGCAAAACGAAGATATAGACTGGATCGAACTGAAGCAAGCGACGCCAACGGAGTTTACCGGCTACGATTCCACGGAAACTGAAAGCTACGTGCAAAGATACTATCTTGATGCCGATCAACAAGTTGGCTTGCAGTTGGACAGAACTCCATTCTTTGCGGAATCCGGAGGTCAGCTTGCCGATACGGGAAGGATATTCAACGCCGGTTTTGAAGCGGAAATCACCGATGTGCGCAAAGCCGAAGACGCCTATATTCACATTGGCAGGCTCGTGAGAGGCTTCATAAACAACCAGCCGGTGATTGCAAAAATCGACGATCAACGCCGCAAGGACATCAAACGCAACCACACCGCCACCCACCTTTTGCACAAAGCCCTGAAAAGCGTTTTGGGCGAACATGTTCAACAAAAAGGCTCACTCGTGGCGCCGGGTTATCTAAGATTTGATTTCACCCACGTCAAAGCCTTGTCCAAAGATGAGATAGACCGCATCGAAAGCACTGTCAATCTCGCCATTTTGGATAACCTTCCGCTAAATGTCAGAGTCCTTCCCATCGCGGAAGCCCGTTTGGAAGGTGCGGTCGCTCTATTTGGAGAAAAATACGGAGACCAAGTTCGCGTGGTATCGATAGAAGACTTTTCCAAAGAACTCTGTGGGGGAACGCATGTCCAATCCAGCGGCGAGATCGGGCTTTTCAAGATCATCGGCGAATCCTCTTCCGCAGCCGGAATTCGCAGAATCGAAGCGATCACCGGACGCGCTGCGCTTGCTTTCGTGGAAGATTTGCAGAATAGAATTACCAGCATCGCCAACACATTGCACTGTCCGGAATACATGATCGACACCAAGCTGGAATCTCTGCAAAAACAAATCCGTGAAATGGAAGTTTTGGCAAAACAATATAGCGCCAAACAAGCCGGATCGTTAGTGGACGAACTGTTGGACAAAGCCGTTTTCATAGACGGTTATCGTCTCATCAACCGCGAAGTGCAAGTGCGGGATGCCGAACAATTGCGCCAACTTGGCGACGCCATTCGGGACAAAGCCAAAGACATTGTCGCCGTGCTGTTTAGCAGGTCCGGAGAAAAGTTGAATATCCTCACCGTACTCGGAGCTGAAATGACCTCGCGTTTGCACGCCGGAAAGATCGCTGCACAAGTGGCTTTACTCGTGGGTGGAAAAGGCGGCGGCAGGCCGGATTCCGCCATGGCGGGAGGTAAGGATATCGACAGGATACCCCATGCCCTTGCAACTGTCCCGGACATCATCAAGTCCATGCTATGA
- the trxB gene encoding thioredoxin-disulfide reductase — protein MEIYENNEAKMRYDVIIIGAGPAGLSAALYSARGGLKTGIFEKAIVGGQITVTNEVENYPGFEEPLSGFDLTDKMRRQAERFGAHFIDEEVTAIGLEGLCKIIATHENKYRAKSIVICTGAHPRLLNVPGEEAFIGRGVSYCATCDGALYRDKIVAVIGGGDSAIEEGIFLTRFAKKVYVIHRRDELRAQKIIQERALKNPKIEFIWDSVLQEIRGEKTVQELEIYNLKKEEISLIKVDGVFIYVGILPNNDLLESRINLDSSGFVLTDEFMQTNVPGIYAAGDIRHTVLRQVVTAASDGAIAAWSAEKWIIEHFDTVEGNEVIASVE, from the coding sequence ATGGAAATATATGAAAACAACGAGGCTAAAATGCGTTATGACGTTATAATAATCGGAGCAGGACCTGCCGGATTGAGTGCTGCACTCTACAGTGCGCGTGGCGGATTGAAAACCGGCATATTCGAAAAAGCGATCGTGGGTGGGCAGATCACCGTGACCAACGAAGTGGAAAACTATCCCGGATTTGAGGAACCACTATCCGGATTTGATCTCACGGACAAGATGAGAAGGCAGGCGGAACGCTTTGGCGCGCATTTCATCGACGAAGAAGTTACTGCTATCGGCTTGGAGGGTTTGTGCAAGATCATCGCAACCCACGAAAATAAGTATCGTGCCAAAAGCATCGTCATCTGCACCGGCGCGCATCCACGCCTTTTGAACGTTCCCGGCGAAGAAGCATTCATTGGACGCGGCGTATCCTATTGCGCCACTTGCGATGGAGCACTTTACCGGGATAAGATCGTGGCCGTCATCGGCGGAGGCGATTCCGCAATAGAGGAAGGCATTTTCCTCACCCGTTTTGCCAAAAAAGTATATGTGATCCACCGCCGGGACGAGCTTCGTGCCCAAAAGATCATTCAGGAGCGCGCTTTGAAAAACCCCAAGATTGAGTTTATCTGGGACAGCGTCCTCCAGGAGATCAGAGGAGAAAAAACGGTGCAGGAGCTGGAAATCTATAATCTCAAGAAGGAGGAGATTTCGCTAATCAAAGTTGATGGAGTTTTCATCTACGTCGGCATTCTTCCCAATAACGATCTGCTTGAATCCAGAATTAATCTGGATAGCTCCGGTTTCGTTCTCACCGACGAATTTATGCAAACCAACGTTCCAGGTATTTATGCCGCGGGGGACATCCGTCACACGGTTCTCAGGCAGGTTGTGACCGCCGCTTCCGATGGAGCAATCGCTGCCTGGAGCGCGGAAAAATGGATAATCGAACATTTTGACACAGTCGAAGGCAACGAGGTGATCGCAAGTGTCGAGTAG
- a CDS encoding metalloregulator ArsR/SmtB family transcription factor, with the protein METNCLCKMIGDSEINEIKANLPDGQTIDYLSEFFKVFGDSSRLKILYFLSRHELCVADLSTLVEMHQSAVSHQLKILRMNRLVKYRKDGTTIYYALDDAHVQSIFAVALEHIREARF; encoded by the coding sequence ATGGAGACGAACTGTCTGTGCAAAATGATCGGTGATAGCGAGATAAATGAGATCAAAGCCAATCTTCCGGATGGGCAGACGATAGACTATTTGAGCGAGTTTTTCAAGGTATTTGGGGATAGTTCCCGGCTGAAGATTCTCTATTTTCTATCCCGACATGAGCTTTGTGTAGCGGATCTTTCCACCTTGGTGGAAATGCATCAATCTGCCGTTTCGCACCAGCTCAAGATACTGCGTATGAATCGCTTGGTGAAGTATCGCAAGGACGGCACGACCATCTATTACGCTCTGGACGACGCGCATGTCCAATCTATTTTCGCTGTGGCGCTTGAACACATCCGCGAAGCGAGATTCTGA